A single region of the Cucumis melo cultivar AY chromosome 3, USDA_Cmelo_AY_1.0, whole genome shotgun sequence genome encodes:
- the LOC103485676 gene encoding wall-associated receptor kinase 2-like translates to MGRPTETLIRLTAVKIIVILSAAFVVASATTNATVTVASQALPGCDEWCGDVRIPYPFGMREGCYLNNETFLLQCLSPAGSPNSLMPVLGPNIITNISIITGEIKLLNRVAQACHPPDTATDVFPDMVVGIPNYTISHTKNKFVVIGCDTFAIVSGNVVDGQSFQSGCLALCDNIGTVKDGACSGSGCCQLDLPSGLDSMVFEVASLTNHTNVSSFNPCGYAFVTERDSFNFSSKYIRNFPEKIVPVVLDWAISNDTCVTAKNKTNCVCGKNSTKVDLLDDPSRYRCQCLDGFEGNPYLPDGCQDIDECKDDNLNDCRFECVNTIGSYTCNCPEDFKGDGKRQGDGCTRNSKSFVQIIVGVTVGFTVLVIGSAWLYLGYKKWKFLKLKEKFFEKNGGLMLQQHLSQWQASTDHMVRIFTKEDLDKATNKYDDSAVVGKGGFGTVYKGVLDDGSVVAIKKSKLVDQSQTDQFINEVIVLSQINHRNVVKLLGCCLETEVPLLVYEFISNGTLYEYVHDKTNDRNSLSWEARLRIAAETAGVISYLHSSASTPIIHRDIKTTNILLDHNYTAKVSDFGASKLVPMDQTQLSTMVQGTLGYLDPEYLLTSELTEKSDVYSFGIVLLELITGKKAVSFEGPEAERNLAMYVMCAMKENRLEEVVEKGMATKANIEQIKEAAKLATTCLRIKGEERPSMKEVATDLEGLRGLNEANEKLESKGETMVGIWVQSDGALESTSKQFSASGSTNIVDDSMKVHILPLIHNGR, encoded by the exons ATGGGACGTCCAACCGAGACGCTCATTCGACTCACAGCGGTGAAAATAATAGTCATCTTATCAGCGGCTTTTGTAGTCGCATCGGCCACAACGAACGCAACCGTGACCGTAGCTTCCCAAGCCTTACCCGGGTGCGACGAATGGTGCGGCGACGTGCGGATTCCTTATCCGTTCGGGATGAGGGAAGGGTGTTATCTAAATAATGAAACATTCTTACTTCAATGTCTTAGCCCAGCTGGTAGCCCAAATTCTCTAATGCCAGTTCTAGGCCCCAATATCATTACAAATATATCCATTATCACGGGGGAGATTAAACTGTTGAACAGGGTGGCGCAAGCTTGCCACCCTCCAGATACTGCTACCGATGTTTTTCCCGATATGGTTGTTGGTATACCTAACTACACTATTTCCCATACCAAAAACAAGTTCGTCGTGATAGGCTGCGATACATTCGCTATTGTTTCAGGGAATGTCGTAGATGGGCAATCCTTTCAATCTGGATGTTTGGCATTGTGTGATAACATTGGCACGGTAAAAGATGGGGCTTGCTCTGGTAGTGGGTGTTGTCAGCTGGATCTTCCTAGTGGGCTTGATTCTATGGTGTTCGAGGTCGCCAGTTTAACGAATCACACTAATGTGTCGAGTTTCAATCCTTGTGGGTATGCGTTTGTAACAGAACGAGATAGCTTCAACTTCTCTTCAAAGTATATTCGAAATTTTCCTGAAAAAATAGTTCCGGTAGTGCTTGATTGGGCCATTAGTAATGATACTTGTGTGACGGCTAAGAACAAAACTAATTGTGTTTGTGGCAAAAATAGCACCAAGGTTGACTTACTTGATGATCCATCTAGATATCGTTGCCAGTGCCTGGATGGCTTTGAGGGGAATCCATATCTCCCCGATGGTTGTCAAG ATATAGATGAGTGCAAGGACGACAATCTTAATGACTGCAGGTTTGAGTGTGTTAATACAATAGGAAGCTATACTTGCAATTGCCCAGAAGACTTTAAAGGAGATGGAAAACGTCAAGGAGATGGTTGCACTCGAAACTCCAAGTCTTTCGTTCAAATCATCGTTG GAGTTACTGTGGGCTTCACAGTTTTAGTAATTGGGAGTGCATGGTTATACTTGGGTTACAAAAAGTGGAAGTTCCTTAAACTGAAGGAGAAGTTTTTTGAGAAAAATGGTGGTTTGATGCTTCAACAACATCTTTCTCAATGGCAAGCATCCACTGATCATATGGTTAGAATTTTCACTAAAGAGGATTTGGACAAGGCTACAAACAAGTACGACGACAGTGCAGTGGTTGGAAAAGGTGGCTTTGGTACTGTTTACAAAGGAGTGTTAGACGATGGTTCCGTAGTTGCaatcaagaaatcaaaattaGTAGACCAATCTCAAACTGACCAATTCATCAACGAAGTCATTGTTCTGTCCCAAATCAACCACCGTAATGTGGTCAAGCTCTTGGGATGCTGTCTAGAGACAGAAGTTCCATTGTTGGTGTACGAGTTCATCAGCAATGGTACGCTTTATGAATACGTCCATGATAAAACAAATGACCGCAATTCTCTTTCGTGGGAAGCTCGTTTGAGAATAGCTGCAGAAACTGCTGGGGTGATTTCATATTTGCATTCTTCAGCTTCCACTCCAATTATCCATAGAGATATCAAGACAACTAACATTCTTTTAGACCATAATTACACTGCAAAGGTATCTGATTTCGGTGCTTCCAAGTTGGTTCCGATGGATCAAACTCAGTTGTCAACAATGGTGCAAGGGACTCTCGGATATTTAGACCCTGAATACTTATTAACCAGCGAGTTAACAGAGAAGAGCGATGTGTATAGTTTTGGAATAGTGCTTCTAGAGCTTATAACAGGGAAGAAGGCAGTGAGTTTCGAAGGGCCAGAAGCGGAGAGGAACCTAGCCATGTACGTGATGTGTGCAATGAAGGAAAATCGTTTGGAAGAAGTTGTGGAAAAGGGAATGGCGACAAAAGCGAACATTGAGCAGATAAAAGAAGCCGCAAAGTTAGCAACAACGTGTTTAAGAATAAAGGGGGAGGAGCGGCCTAGCATGAAGGAGGTGGCTACGGATTTGGAAGGGTTGAGAGGGTTGAATGAGGCTAATGAGAAATTAGAGAGCAAAGGAGAGACAATGGTAGGTATTTGGGTGCAATCCGATGGAGCTTTAGAATCCACATCCAAGCAGTTTAGTGCGAGTGGGAGTACAAATATTGTGGATGATAGTATGAAGGTTCACATTTTGCCTCTGATTCACAATGGAAGATGA
- the LOC103500843 gene encoding F-box protein At5g67140-like — protein sequence MLLKRCGGEFENVVFGAVMRMLKMKSNRLWVDLLAHIFAMITSFIDLAQACCVCRKWKEGVKLSLDRRNSLSFVGWKMDDNSTACLIHHAYSFRELDISRRRWGFQITDHGLYEISLAKCIPNLKSISLWGMAGITDKGVVELVSTPIFRNLINLGEFLDFYKVFSLGDALGIAHHHDAVTGTAKQHTTNDYMKRLAAESYEVGLYILVKRRLDNIIAYNLPFVPLFEGVDDNNREILSLELSKSVGLGGW from the exons ATGCTGCTGAAGAGGTGTGGTGGAGAGTTTGAGAATGTAGTGTTTGGTGCTGTGATGCGAATGTTGAAAATGAAGTCGAATAGACTATGGGTTGATCTACTGGCTCATATTTTTGCTATGATCACCTCCTTCATCGATTTGGCTCA GGCGTGTTGCGTATGTAGAAAATGGAAGGAAGGAGTTAAATTGTCTCTCGATAGGAGGAATAGTTTGAGCTTTGTTGGTTGGAAGATGGATGATAACTCCACTGCTTGCCTTATTCACCATGCCTACAGTTTTCGAGAGCTCGACAt CTCAAGGAGACGTTGGGGTTTCCAAATAACAGACCATGGATTATAtgaaatctctcttgcaaagtGCATTCCCAACCTCAAGTCCATTTCGCTTTGGGGTATGGCAGGGATCACCGACAAGGGTGTT gttgaattggtttcaaccccaatttttagaaactTAATTAacttgggagaatttttggat TTTTATAAAGTATTTAGTCTCGGTGATGCTTTGGGGATTGCACATCACCATGATGCAGTGACTGGTACTGCTAAGCAACATACTACAAATGACTATATGAAACGGCTTGCTGCAGAATCCTATGAGGTCGGTCTATATATCTTGGTCAAGCGTCGATTGGATAATATAATTGCATATAATCTACCATTTGTTCCTCT ATTTGAAGGAGTTGATGATAACAATCGTGAGATTTTGAGTTTGGAGTTATCTAAGAGTGTGGGGCTTGGAGGATGGTGA